DNA sequence from the Engystomops pustulosus unplaced genomic scaffold, aEngPut4.maternal MAT_SCAFFOLD_891, whole genome shotgun sequence genome:
AAATGATGTTGTCAGCAGAGCAGGTAGAGAACCGATGGTTTTCAGATATTCATACAAGGGGTCCTGTAACATGCTGAATGGCCAGATGACTGCGCACAAGCTGcactatcatcatcatcatttcaTATATACCaaattttcagactataagacacacacCATGCTGGAAGTGATGCAGGACacatgatcagtcacatgcttctgacatcactctatTCTCACATAGTCCCCTTGTATGTgcagagcatgcatgtgtttaCAGTGAGGACATGACCACTATCCTGCCTGACTTCCCCCTGCAcgtgctgagcatgcatgtgtttacAGTGAGGACATGACCACTATTCTCCCAGATGTCCCCTAGTGtgtgctgagcatgcatgtgtttacAGGATATAGCTGGGCCTGCacctcctccagacacctctggCCCCCACACACAGGAGTTTTAGGAGTTCTGTTGTCCACAATcgtcctctctgtctctctgtaggTCCTGGAGACTATTAAGTGGCTCTCAGACTTTTTCGGCAAGCTGCGTCTCTCTAAGCCGGACTTTCAGAGTTTCGGGTTACTGTCGAAGTGGAGTCCGTACATCCCCGAGGTGAAGACCTTCCTGGAATATCTGGTGAAAAGTCACATCGATCACGAGGTCCACAATATCAAACAAGAACCTATGGGGAGTCCTACAGTCCAGGCCGGTAATCATCCTATagtaaaaggggttgtcttaaaggggttgtccactaactacagtaataataatcttactgtgatcacatgaaatcaacaaaactttcttttctttttaacccttttctttagtgttaaaatctctgcattCAGTGGTCACTGAGCTCTTCAAGCCGTGGATAATGGTCCTGGATAAAGGCGATGGCAGGTACGACACGTGACTTTCACACGGTTTGTGTCTTCTAGGCCACGGGTAGTAACAAATTGGAGAGCGATTGTCCAAAACACAGAGAGATTGTACATTCAGCATCTTTTTGGCTCTTCCCACAGTAACCAGCGCTGCTACCCCTGGCTGGAGAATGACTCTCACACCGCCCTCATATTGGTCCAGGTGTATTGCGACTGCATTTTGACGCTGCATCAGAAATTTCAGGGTGAGTGCAGGATTGGTATCATAGGAATATAAAGGCATGCCCACAACAAGatttgttgtgggcatgctctgtgacctatgCAGAGGGAGTTGAGCTCTGAATATCACCTGTGGTGGATTCTGCGTTATCTGTCATTGTAATTCTGCCTGTGATGATAATGAGATAACTGCTGCAAAGTGATCTTTATAGAACAGGAAGAGTCAGCCTATTGTGAGGCAGAGTTgttattgtatagggagggggaaaaGACTCAGCCCATTACCAATACAGAACtgtggatcctgtgttatctatcACTGTAATCCTGCCTGTGATGGTAATAAGATAACTGTCAAAAAGTGATCTCAATagaacaggaagtgtcagacTATTGGGAGGCAGAGTTgttattgtatagggagggggaaagGCTCAGCCCTGACTATTACCCATACAGAACtgtggatcctgtgttatctgtcaTTGTAATCCTGCCTGTGATGGTAATGAGATAACTGCTGAGAAGTGATCTCAATAGAACAGGAAGTGTCAGGCTATTGGGAGGCAGAGTTGTAATTGTAAAGTCAGGGGGAAAAGACTCAGCCCATTACCAATACAGAACtgtggatcctgtgttatctgtcaCTGTAATCCCGCCTGTGATGGTAATGAGATAACTGCTGAGAAGTGATCTCAATAGAACAGGAAGTGTCAGGCTATTGGGAGGTAGAGTTGTTATTGTATTGAGAGGGGAAAAGGCTCTGACCATTACCAATACAGAACtgtggatcctgtgttatctatcACTGTAATTCTGCCTGTGAGGGTAATAAGATAACTGCCAAAAAGTGATCTCAATAGGACAGGAAGTGTCAGGCTATTGGGAGGCAGAGTTGTTATTGTATAAGGAGGGGAAAAGGCTCAGCCCTGACTATTACCCATACTGAACcgtggatcctgtgttatctgtcaTTGTAATTCTGCCTGTGATGGTAATAAGATAACTGCCAAAAAGTGATCTCAATAGGACAGAATGTGTCAGGCTATTGGGAGGCAGAGTTgttattgtatagggaggggaaaAGGCTCAGCCCTGACTATTACCAATAGTGAACcgtggatcctgtgttatctgtattgtattgtattgtaatccTTCCTGTGATGATAATGAGATAACTGTCGAGAAGTGATCTCAATAGAACAGGAAGTGTCAAACTATTTGTCCAGAGAGGGCAATAGCTCAGCCCTGACGATTACCTATAGTTAATGGTGGATCCTGTGTTATCGGTCATTGTAATCTTGCCTATGAAGAAGGTGAGATAACTGCCGAGAATTGATCTCAATAGAACAGGAAGTGTCGGACAATTATGAGGCTCAATTgttattgtgcagggagggggagctgAGTCGTGACATAGACTATTGTGAATTTTGGATCCTGTGTTACCTCAATGTTATATCAATGTAATGTTCTCTTTAATAACATGACTAttgagaagtgatctctacagaacaggatcTATTGCAATGCTCAGTGGAAATTTTTTATGATTTTGGTCAATGTACAGAATTTTGCTAGTTAGTAGAGGTCTGGTGTCTAGTAACCTCCTTCTTATCTTCTCACAGATCACCTTTTGCCTGGACAGCGGGGGGCGCTGTGGTTACATCTAATGCACTATTGTGAGTCCTGCACTGCGCCCATGCACCCGGAGTATATCCTGTATACCTATCACACAGAGTACAGCAAGCTGCCCTGGAAGGACATGTATCCCGATCAGACTCTGATGGAGGAGTTCTTCAAGGTGGGTCCAGAGATGTCCAACTTCGATCATGATTACAGTAGCACAATAGCTCAACTTCATTCTTCCTAGAACAGCGCCTCCTCTGCCCACAGGTGTTGTGCGGTATTGCAGGTAAGGCCATTTACTCATATACGGTCGTCCTGCAATATCGGGTACAACCTATGGACAGATGTGGCGCTATTTTGGTAAGAAAGCAGACCTTGTCAGTATTCACCCAAATTTTTGTCCACTAGGTGGAGCGAGGGAGTCCTAAGAGCTGTTTCCTGTTTCTCGGGGCTGTATTATGTGATGTCAACTGGATGAACGTCCTGGCCGACGCCTGGGGGCCCATCCCCCGGCCAGAAACCCATCGGATGCTGGTCTGCCTGTTATATATGCTGGTATTCCTCACCAAAGAGGAGAAGCTGATAGACGAACCGGTACGTGGTGCAAAGTATTAATATTCTAAAACAGACTTCATCAGTGATTGGTCCATCATTTTGTGGGCGGGGCTAAGTGCTcccgctgcagccagttgtcttacaccaTTGACAGGGTGAAAAGTGTAAcgaagaaaaaacaggtttagtTATTTCTCTGCTAAATTCAAATAAAAAGAATTTATGTCATAAATAAAATTATTCTTTCAAGTatcaaaaaatagtaaaaattgtgACTATATATAAAGTGGTTTATATATAAGACAAAGATCTCGTCATATAAAGAAGAGCAGCACAGAGCTGCAAAATCATCTGACCTGGACACTCAGGCACTGATGAGCCCTGGTGATGAAGGGGTTAAGATCTGATTGTTCGTTGCTTGTGTTTCCACAGGGGGCGCCGCTGATCAGCCTCTTAGGGCAGGCGGGCACCTTGTCCTGGCATCTGGTGGACGCTGTATCTTACCAGAACATCATAGGATATTTTAGCAGCCATTACCCCCCCTCCGTAATCCTGAGCTCCCACCTGGCGGATGAGCTGCTCCTCAAACTCCTCCGGGTCTCAGCAGGACTCTCCTCATTCCCAGACTGCGGGATTTATTCTGTAAGTACAAGACATTCCCAggataatatctatctatctatctatctcatatctatctatctatctatctcatatgtatctatctatctatctatctatctcatatgtatctatctatctatctatctatctatcccatatctatctatctatctatctatctatctatctatcccatatctatctatctcctatctatatatctatctcatatctatctatctatctcatatctatctatctatctcatatctatctatctgtctcctatctatctatctatctatctatctatctatctatctatctatctcctatctatctatctatctatctatctatctatctcatatctatctatctatctatctatctcatatctatctatctatctatctcatatctatctatctgtctcctatctatctatctatctatctatctatctcctatctatctatctatctatctatctatctatctcatatctatctatctatctatctcatatctatctatctatctatctatctctcatatctatctatctcctatctatctcctatctatctatctatctatctatctatctatctatctatctcatatctatctatctcatatctatctatctcatatctatctatctcctatctatctatctatctatctatctcctatctatctatctcctatctatctatctatctcatatctatctatctcatatctatctatctcatatctatctatctcctatctatctatctcctatctatctatctatctatctatctcatatctttctatctatctcctatctatctatctatctcctatctatctatctatctcctatctatctatctatcttctatctatctatctatctatctatctatctatctcctatctatctcatatctatctcatatctagctatctatctatctatctatctatctatctttctatctatctcctatctatctatctatctatctatctatctcatatctatctatctatctatctatctatctatctatctcctatctatctatctatctcctatccatctatctatctcctatctatctatctatctatctatctcctatccatctatctatctcctatccatctatctatctcctatctatctatctatctatctatctatctatctatctatctcctatccatctatctatctcctatctatctatctatctatctatctatctatcttctatctatctgatatctatcgatcttctatctatctatctatctatctatctatctatctatctatctatctcctatccatctatctatctcctatctatctatctcatatctatctatctatctatctatctatctatctcctatccatctatctatctcctatctatctatctatctatctatctatctatctatctatctcctatccatctatctatctcctatctatctatctatctatctatctatctatctatctatctatctatcttctatctatctgatatctatcgatcttctatctatctatctatctatctatctatctatctcctatccatctatctatctcctatctatctatctatctatctatctcctatccatctatctatctcctatctatctatctatctatctatcttctatctatctgatatctatcgatcttctatctatctatctatcgatctatctatctatctatctatctatctatctatctatctatctatctcctatccatctatctatctcctatccatctatctatctcctatctatctatctcatatctatctatctatctatctatctatctatctatctatctcctatccatctatctatctcctatctatctatctatctatctatctcctatctatctatctatctatctatctatctatcttctatctatctgatatctatcgatcttctatctatctatctatctatctatctatctatctcctatccatctatctatctcctatctatctatctatctatctatctatctcctatccatctatctatctcctatctatctatctatctatctatctatctatctatcgcctatccatctatctatctcctatctatctatctatctatctatctatctcctatccatctatctatctcctatctatctatctatctatctatctatctatctatctatctatctcctatccatctatctatctcctatccatctatctatctcctatctatctatctcatatctatctatctatctatctatctatctatctatctatctatctatctatctatctatctatctcctatccatctatctatctatctatcttctatctatctgatatctatcgatcttctatctatctatctatctatctatctatctatctatctatctatctcctatccatctatctatctcctatctatctatctatctatctatctatctcctatccatctatctatctcctatctatctatctatctatctatctatctatctcctatccatctatctatctcctatctatctatctatctatctatctatctatctatctcctatccatctatctatctcctatctatctatctcatatctatctatctatctcatatctatctatctcctatccatctatctatctcctatctatctatctatctatctaggttcagtgaagaggcagcactccaagtagtgttgaaagggggtgaacctttattccatgaaccgcgacgtttcggtgtgagtttacacctttctcaagcacgGTGTAaactcacaccgaaacgtcgcggttcatggaataaaggttcaccccctttcaacactacttggagtgctgcctcttcactttgaTATATTTGGAATTCTCCGTCAAGGAATCACCGGCTACTGCACTCACTGCTTCAGCTGTGCTGCTCAGGACTCTCCcttgtttatctatctatcatctatctcctatctatctatacagtATATTCTGGGTTTGTTTCCATGTGGTCGGACCTAATTGTATTTGTGTTTTACAGGACGTGACCCCTAAATGCCGCATCTACATTCAGCAGATGGTCCAGTTTATGGGATCCCTGGAACAGAACGGGAAAATCTGTATTTCCGCTCTAGAACAAGAAATGTCCAAACTGCTGGATGATATTGTTATCTTCAGCCCTCCAGGTGAGAGACCCAAACTATGTATCCTGAAGTCCTGACCCATTATAGGTGTCCtgtcacagtgtatatacatgacattacttatcctgtattataccccagagctgcactcactattctgctgctggtgcagtcactgtgtacatacatgacattacttatcctgtactgatcctgagttacatcctgtattattccccagagctgcactcactattctgctgctggtgcagtcactgtgtacatacatgacattacttatcctgtactgatcctgagttacatcctgtattataccccagagctgcactcactattctgctgctggtgcagtcactgtacatacatgacattacttatcctgtactgatcctgagttacatcctgtattatactccagagctgcactcactattctgctgctggtgcagtcactgtacatacatgacattacttatcctgtactgatcctgagttacatcctgtattatactccagagctgcactcactattctgctgctggtgcagtcactgtgtacttacatgacattacttatcctgtactgatcctgagttacatcctgtattatactccagtgctgcactcactattctgctggtgcagtcactgtgtacatacatgacattacttatcctgtactgatcctgagttacatcctgtattatactccagagctgcactcactattctgctgctggtgcagtcactgtgtacatacatgacattacttatcctgtactgatcctgagttacatcctgtattataccccagagctgcactcactattctgctgctggtgcagtcactctacatacatgacattacttatcctgtactgatcctgagttacatcctgtattataccccagagctgcactcactactctgctgctggtgcagtcactgtgtacatacatgacattacttatcctgtactgatcctgagttacatcctgtattataccccagagctgcactcactattctgctgctggtgcagtcactgtgtacatacatgacattacttatcctgtactga
Encoded proteins:
- the LOC140112577 gene encoding ectopic P granules protein 5 homolog — translated: SSEQLLSPECWKTSLKAVGCYTPRLLPDTIKLESKDPLIYPNCTNKMMLSAEQVLETIKWLSDFFGKLRLSKPDFQSFGLLSKWSPYIPEVKTFLEYLVKSHIDHEVHNIKQEPMGSPTVQAVLKSLHSVVTELFKPWIMVLDKGDGSNQRCYPWLENDSHTALILVQVYCDCILTLHQKFQDHLLPGQRGALWLHLMHYCESCTAPMHPEYILYTYHTEYSKLPWKDMYPDQTLMEEFFKVERGSPKSCFLFLGAVLCDVNWMNVLADAWGPIPRPETHRMLVCLLYMLVFLTKEEKLIDEPGAPLISLLGQAGTLSWHLVDAVSYQNIIGYFSSHYPPSVILSSHLADELLLKLLRVSAGLSSFPDCGIYSDVTPKCRIYIQQMVQFMGSLEQNGKICISALEQEMSKLLDDIVIFSPPDLEVQKRHMALSSLFMELLMVMNNASVTTAESLRGALLKWIDSKVQGMLVMPLLTAACQSLASIRHMAEATEACILAYFKDAAVNCPLSQESLHSQNPGWGPILASLQVPELTTEEFLQECLTLGSYLTLHVYVLQCLNREQTLSNELRMLVTISKWIEQAQPSSVHEEPKLFLWFHKTLQLSLIQVEQNDSEVTENVLRILLSVQARLCLLGEERMSTGILGAIGLGRKSPLST